The window CATCAGCACGATCGGCGTCGTGTTGTCGTCCTTGCGGAAGTCGCGGACCATCGCCAGCGTCTTGCGCAACGTCATGCCGCCCTTGAGCGCGCGCAGACCGGCGGCCTGGATCGACGGGCCATCGGCCATCGGATCGGTGAAGGGCATGCCGATCTCGATGACGTCGGCGCCGGCCTTCGGCAGCGCCTTGAGGATGTCGAGCGAGGTTTTTGCGTCGGGGTCGCCGGCCATCACGAAGGTGACAAAAGCGGAGCGGCCCTGCTGCTTCAGCTCGGCGAAACGTGCGTCGATACGGGTGCTCACTTCTGCCTCGCCTTCAAGATGTCGCCGACCTGCGGCACGTCCTTGTCGCCACGGCCCGAGAGGTTGACCACCATCAGGTGATCCTTCGGTCGCTGCGGCGCGAGTTCGGACAGTTTCGCGATCGCGTGCGCGGATTCCAGCGCGGGGATGATGCCCTCGAGCCGCGACAGCAGCTGGAACGCGGCCAACGCTTCCTCGTCGGTCGCCGAGAGATATTTCACGCGGCCGGTCTCGTGCAGCCAGGCGTGCTCGGGGCCGATGCCGGGATAGTCGAGGCCGGCGGAGATCGAATGCGCTTCCTCGATCTGGCCGTCGGCGTCCATCAGAAGATAGGTGCGGTTGCCGTGCAGCACGCCGGGACGCCCGCCGGCAAGCGAGGCGGCATGCAGCTGCGTCAGCCCGTGACCGGCTGCCTCGACGCCAAAGATCTCGACCGAGGGATCGTCGAGGAACGGATGGAACAGGCCCATGGCATTGGAGCCGCCACCGATGCAGGCAATCAGCGAGTCCGGCAGGCGGCCTTCGGCCTCCTGCATCTGCTTGCGCGTCTCGTGGCCGATGATCGACTGGAAATCGCGCACCATCATCGGGTAGGGGTGCGGTCCCGCCACCGTGCCGATGCAATAGAAGGTGTTGTGCACGTTGGTGACCCAGTCGCGCAGCGCGTCGTTCATCGCGTCCTTCAGCGTGCGCGCGCCCGACTGCACCGGGACGACCTTGGCACCCAGCATCTCCATGCGGATCACGTTGGGCTGTTGCCGCTCGACGTCGACCGCGCCCATATAGACGACGCATTCGAGCCCGAACCGCGCGCACAGCGTCGCCGTCGCCACGCCGTGCTGGCCGGCGCCGGTCTCGGCGATGATGCGCTTCTTGCCCATGCGGCGCGCGACCATGATCTGGCCCAGCACGTTGTTGACCTTGTGCGAACCGGTGTGGTTGAGTTCCTCGCGCTTCAGATAGATCTTCGCGCCGCCGAGATGCTCGGTAAGCCGTTCGGCGAAATAGAGCGGCGAGGGCCGGCCGACATAGTCCTTCAGGTAGACGTTCATCTCGGCCTGGAATGCCGGATCGGCCTTGGCGTCGGCATAGGCCTTTTCCAGATCGAGGATCAGCGGCATCAGCGTTTCCGCGACGAAGCGTCCGCCGAAAATGCCGAAATGCCCGCGCTCGTCGGGGCCGCTGCGGAAGGAATTGGGCAGGTTTTGATTCATCGAACCATCAGTTCTTGGGTTGCGCGTGCGGCGCGGATGAAGGCGCGGATCAGCTCGGGATCCTTGACGCCCGGCGTGCGCTCGACGCCCGACGACACGTCGACCCCGCCGGCGCGGGTGACGCGGACAGCTTCAGCGACGTTGTCGGCATTGAGCCCACCGGAGACCATGTAGGGCAGCGCGAGATCGAGATTTTCGAGCAGGTGCCAATCGAACGGCGCGCCGAGACCGCCCGGCCGCGTGGCATCCTTCGGCGCGCGGGCATCGAACAGGATGCGGTCGGCGACGCCGGCATAGCCCGGCAGCGGGGCGAGGTCGGCAGCGGTCTCGACCGGCAGCGCCTTCATCAGCGGCAGGCCGAACTTCTGCTTGATGTCGCGCAGCCGCGCGGTGGTTTCCTTGCCGTGCAGTTGCAGGATATCCGGCCGCAGCGTCTCGACGATGTTTTCCAAGGTGGCGTCGTCGGCATCGACGGTCAGCGCGACCTTGACGGCGCGGCCCTTGGCGCGGCTGCCGAGCTCGCGCGCGGTCTCGAGGCTGATATGGCGCGGCGACGGGGAGAAGAACACGAACCCCACCATGTCGGCACCGCCATCAAGCGCGACGTCGAGCGTCTCGCGCGTGGACAGGCCGCAGATTTTGACGAGCAGGGGCATGGTCTCGAAACGGGTCTCAAAAACGGGTTTTCGGGCGGCCGGAACAGGGGCTGGCCCCCGGTCCGACGCGGCGGGTTCTACAACGTCGCGCCCTGCTTGTCTCGCCCATTGGGCCCGTAAAAGCCCAGCGGGGCCGGGGCCGAACGACGCTGCGCGTCGTCCCGGGAGGCCGTGGCCCTGAGGTCGGCGAGCTCGGCGCGGACGTGGCGGGCGTCGGCCTCGTGCTGGCGGGCGGCACGGCGCCAGCGCCCTTGCTTGAACCAGGTTCCGATGCCACCGGCGATCACGCCGAGAATGGCGGACGCGATGATGACGACGAACAGCGGCAGTGTGACCGCAACCGTCGGCGTCACAGAGTTGAAGGGATCAAACGACACCGTCACCCAGTGACGGTTGGCGACGGCAAAGATGATGAAGATCAGCCCGAGCGGAACGACGATCACTGCCGTGAAGAACTTTCGCATGACCATCTCTCGCCGCGATGGAGAAAGTGCGGGCCCATCGCCCGCGGCAACGGCGGGCGTCGCGCCAAGCGTCAGCCTTAAGCGTCAGCCTTGGGCGCGTCGATCTTGGAGGCTCCAGCCTCGGCTTCGTCGCGATTGAGGCGCTCGCGCATTTCCTTGCCGGTCTTGAAGAACGGCACGCTCTTCTGGTCGACCGGCACATGCTCACCGGTACGCGGATTGCGGCCGGCACGGGCCGGGCGATGCTTCACCGAGAAAGCGCCAAAACCGCGCAGCTCGACGCGGTCGCCACGCGCCAGCGCCGCGACGATTTCATCGAGAATCGCATTCACAATGTTCTCGACGTCCCGCTGGTAGAGGTGCGGGTTGTGCTCGGCGATACGCTGAACAAGTTCGGATTTGATCATCGAAAATGGGATCCGGGCTCTTGCGGAAACCCATTTCCGTGAAAATGCCGTGCACTGTCAAGACGCTAAATCAATTTAGAGCGCCGTGAAATCGCGTGACAAATAGCCCAATTGGGGCATGCGGCGATTCCCGCAGAGCGGGAATACCCCGATCAGTACGCCTTTCGCGCTCGGCTAGTCGGTTCCTCCGGGAGTCCACAGCGCCAGCATGCCGTCGAGCCCGAACCGGTCGACCGCCTGGGCTACGCCACCCTGCTCGACCCGCCGCGCGATGCCGCCAAGACCGAACGCATCGAGCGTCATCGACGCCGCGGTGCGCAGGAAGGTCAGGTCGCTGAATCGCGGATTGAGCTTGTAATTGCGCACCGGCAGGTCGCTTTTAACCTTCTTCTCCGCAACCAGCCAGGCGATCGCGGTCTTTTCATCCCCGAGTTGATCGATCAGCTTGAGATCGACCGCCTGCCGGCCGGTGAAGACGCGTCCATCCGCGACCTTCTCCAGCAGGGCGTCGTCCATGCCGCGCCGTTCCTTCACCAATCCACGGAACCATGCATAGGAATCCTTGACCAGACCCTCGATCGCGGCGCGGGCTTCCGGACTGGTCGGCTCCATGCCGTTGGGCGCCGCCTTCAGCGGGGAAGATTTGATTTCCTCCATCTTCACGCCGACGGTCTTGAGCAATTCGGAAACGTTGGGGAACTGGAACAGCACGCCGATCGAGCCGACCAGCGAGGTCTGCTGGGCGACGATGTGGTCGGAGGCGATCGCCGTGATGTAGCCGCCCGAGGCCGCCAATCCCTCGACCACGACGACGAGCGGCTTCTTCGCCTTCAACTGCACCAGCGAATCGTAAAGCTGCTCGGAGCCCGCGGTGGTGCCGCCGGGCGAATTGATGTGCACGACAACAGCCGCGTAGCTCGACTTACCGAGCCGCTCCAGCGCCTCGACGCGCTCCTGGTCGCTGCGGATCAGCCCGTCGATATTGATCCGCGCGATCGTGTTCGACGTCGAGAAGGCGCCGCGTCCACCGGCAGCGATCACGCCCACGCCGACGATGGCCGCGATCGCAATGACGGCAGCGGCGACGCGCCAGAATGTCAGCTTGCGCCTGATACGGCGGCGGTCGACGATCACGTCTGAATCCAGCGACATCCGATCTCTCCAGAAATAGTCAGCGCGCAATCCGCGCGTTTTGCCGTCGCAGCGTCACTATCAGCTTAGCCAAATACATCAATTGCGACGCAATATGAAGAAAACAAGGCCCGCGACATCGCCGACATTGGTAGCCTGGATGAAGCGCAGCGTAATCCGGGGCCTGCATCTACGGCAGAGGCGCTCCCGGATTTCGCTGCGCTTCATCCGGGCTACGGGCATTCCCAAAGCAAAAGGGCCCCGGCTTGCGCCGGGGCCCCAATGTTCGCCTGAACTCAAGCGAACGCTTACTTGTCGGTGCCGCGATTCTTCAGCGCGGTGCCGAGGATGTCGCCAAGCGTCGCTCCCGAATCGGAGGAGCCATACTGCGCGATGGCTTCCTTCTCTTCGGCAACTTCCAGCGCCTTGATCGAGACCTGCACCTTGCGGGCCTTCTTGTCGAACTGGATGACGCGGGCATCGACCTTCTCGCCGACAGCAAAGCGTTCGGCGCGCTGGTCGTTGCGATCGCGGGCCAGCTCGGACCGCTTGATGAAGGTGGTGAACTCGGTGCCCGAAATCCGGACCTCGATGCCGCTCTCCTTCACTTCGAGCACTTCGCAGGTCACGACCGCGCCCTTCTTGACGTCGCCCGGCTCGGCGAAGGGGTCGCCTTCGAGCTGCTTGACGCCGAGCGAGATGCGCTCCTTCTCGACATCGACATCGAGCACCACGGCCTTGACCATGTCGCCCTTCTTGAAGTTGTCGATGACCTGCTCGCCAGGAAGCTTCCAGTCGAGGTCGGAGAGGTGGACCATGCCGTCGACATCGCCCTCGAGACCGAGGAACAGACCGAACTCGGTCTTGTTCTTGACCTCGCCCTCGACCACCGAACCGACCGGGAACTTCTCGACGAAGACTTCCCAGGGATTGCGCATGGTCTGCTTGAGACCGAGCGAGATGCGGCGCTTGACCGAATCCACTTCGAGCACCTGCACTTCGACTTCCTGCGAGGTCGAAACGATCTTGCCGGGGTGCATGTTCTTCTTGGTCCACGACATCTCGGAGACGTGGATCAGGCCTTCGATGCCGGGCTCGAGCTCGACGAACGCGCCGTAGTCGGTGATGTTGGTGACGCGGCCGGTGAAGCGGGCACCCAGCGGGTACTTGGCTTCGATGCCCTGCCACGGATCATCCAGCAGCTGCTTCATGCCCAGCGAGATGCGGTGCGTCTCGTGGTTGATCTTGATGATCTTGACCTTGACCGTCTGGCCGATGGTCAGCACCTCGGTCGGGTGGTTGACGCGGCGCCAGGCGATATCGGTCACATGGAGCAGGCCGTCGATGCCGCCGAGATCAACGAACGCACCGTAATCGGTGATGTTCTTGACCACACCGTCGATCACCT of the Bradyrhizobium quebecense genome contains:
- a CDS encoding LapA family protein, whose product is MRKFFTAVIVVPLGLIFIIFAVANRHWVTVSFDPFNSVTPTVAVTLPLFVVIIASAILGVIAGGIGTWFKQGRWRRAARQHEADARHVRAELADLRATASRDDAQRRSAPAPLGFYGPNGRDKQGATL
- a CDS encoding integration host factor subunit beta — protein: MIKSELVQRIAEHNPHLYQRDVENIVNAILDEIVAALARGDRVELRGFGAFSVKHRPARAGRNPRTGEHVPVDQKSVPFFKTGKEMRERLNRDEAEAGASKIDAPKADA
- the rpsA gene encoding 30S ribosomal protein S1, giving the protein MASNTVSSYSPTRDDFAAMLDESFAGGNLQESSVIKGKVVAIEKDMAVIDVGLKTEGRVALREFAGPGRESDLKVGDEVEVFLDRIENALGEAVLSRDKARREESWGKLEKAFQNNEKVNGVIFNQVKGGFTVDLDGAVAFLPRSQVDIRPIRDVAPLMNNSQPFQILKMDRRRGNIVVSRRTVLEETRAEQRQELVQNLEEGQVIDGVVKNITDYGAFVDLGGIDGLLHVTDIAWRRVNHPTEVLTIGQTVKVKIIKINHETHRISLGMKQLLDDPWQGIEAKYPLGARFTGRVTNITDYGAFVELEPGIEGLIHVSEMSWTKKNMHPGKIVSTSQEVEVQVLEVDSVKRRISLGLKQTMRNPWEVFVEKFPVGSVVEGEVKNKTEFGLFLGLEGDVDGMVHLSDLDWKLPGEQVIDNFKKGDMVKAVVLDVDVEKERISLGVKQLEGDPFAEPGDVKKGAVVTCEVLEVKESGIEVRISGTEFTTFIKRSELARDRNDQRAERFAVGEKVDARVIQFDKKARKVQVSIKALEVAEEKEAIAQYGSSDSGATLGDILGTALKNRGTDK
- the trpB gene encoding tryptophan synthase subunit beta, with the translated sequence MNQNLPNSFRSGPDERGHFGIFGGRFVAETLMPLILDLEKAYADAKADPAFQAEMNVYLKDYVGRPSPLYFAERLTEHLGGAKIYLKREELNHTGSHKVNNVLGQIMVARRMGKKRIIAETGAGQHGVATATLCARFGLECVVYMGAVDVERQQPNVIRMEMLGAKVVPVQSGARTLKDAMNDALRDWVTNVHNTFYCIGTVAGPHPYPMMVRDFQSIIGHETRKQMQEAEGRLPDSLIACIGGGSNAMGLFHPFLDDPSVEIFGVEAAGHGLTQLHAASLAGGRPGVLHGNRTYLLMDADGQIEEAHSISAGLDYPGIGPEHAWLHETGRVKYLSATDEEALAAFQLLSRLEGIIPALESAHAIAKLSELAPQRPKDHLMVVNLSGRGDKDVPQVGDILKARQK
- the sppA gene encoding signal peptide peptidase SppA, whose protein sequence is MSLDSDVIVDRRRIRRKLTFWRVAAAVIAIAAIVGVGVIAAGGRGAFSTSNTIARINIDGLIRSDQERVEALERLGKSSYAAVVVHINSPGGTTAGSEQLYDSLVQLKAKKPLVVVVEGLAASGGYITAIASDHIVAQQTSLVGSIGVLFQFPNVSELLKTVGVKMEEIKSSPLKAAPNGMEPTSPEARAAIEGLVKDSYAWFRGLVKERRGMDDALLEKVADGRVFTGRQAVDLKLIDQLGDEKTAIAWLVAEKKVKSDLPVRNYKLNPRFSDLTFLRTAASMTLDAFGLGGIARRVEQGGVAQAVDRFGLDGMLALWTPGGTD
- a CDS encoding phosphoribosylanthranilate isomerase, which encodes MPLLVKICGLSTRETLDVALDGGADMVGFVFFSPSPRHISLETARELGSRAKGRAVKVALTVDADDATLENIVETLRPDILQLHGKETTARLRDIKQKFGLPLMKALPVETAADLAPLPGYAGVADRILFDARAPKDATRPGGLGAPFDWHLLENLDLALPYMVSGGLNADNVAEAVRVTRAGGVDVSSGVERTPGVKDPELIRAFIRAARATQELMVR